Proteins encoded together in one Oscillospiraceae bacterium window:
- a CDS encoding (d)CMP kinase, producing MMINIAIDGPSGAGKSSLAKALSAKLGYIYVDTGALYRSVGLYVRTKNIDPHDENAVKAVLGEINLELRFENGSQSVYLNGENVNGKIRTPEMSMYASAVSALPSVRAFLLDLQKDIARKNNVIMDGRDIGTVILPNAQVKIFLTASDEKRAKRRYDELIAKGESVTYEKVYEELVQRDKNDSTRKTAPAVKAPDAVLLDNGGLNLEETVNEALEIIRNAQCAMRN from the coding sequence ATTATGATAAATATCGCCATAGACGGCCCTTCGGGTGCCGGAAAAAGCAGTCTTGCCAAGGCACTTTCCGCAAAGCTTGGTTACATTTATGTTGACACGGGTGCGCTGTACCGCTCGGTAGGGCTTTATGTGCGTACTAAAAATATTGACCCTCACGACGAGAATGCCGTGAAAGCGGTTCTTGGCGAAATTAACCTTGAATTACGCTTTGAAAACGGCAGTCAGAGCGTGTATCTTAACGGCGAAAACGTCAACGGGAAAATCAGAACTCCCGAAATGTCCATGTATGCCTCGGCGGTGTCGGCATTGCCGTCGGTGCGTGCGTTTTTGTTGGATTTGCAAAAGGATATTGCCCGCAAAAACAACGTTATTATGGACGGACGCGATATCGGAACGGTCATTCTGCCGAATGCACAGGTAAAGATTTTTCTTACCGCATCGGACGAAAAACGTGCTAAACGCCGTTATGACGAGCTTATCGCCAAGGGCGAAAGCGTGACCTATGAAAAGGTATATGAGGAGCTTGTTCAGCGCGATAAAAATGACAGTACCCGCAAAACCGCCCCTGCCGTAAAGGCGCCCGACGCCGTTTTACTGGATAACGGCGGACTGAATTTGGAAGAAACTGTCAATGAGGCACTTGAAATAATTCGCAATGCGCAATGCGCAATGCGCAATTAA
- a CDS encoding 1-acyl-sn-glycerol-3-phosphate acyltransferase, translated as MKPIVFFSYVLTPFVRVLLWTKIKGKENLPGTDGPVIFCANHFSNWDPPVVSTSCRLPYRYIAKKSLFTKPVLGSILKWFGCIPVERDSRDVASLRTAISAAKEGQPVMIFPQGKRIKGTPPQPDEAKKGIALMIAMTNATVVPMGLYTKGYKARIFRRYYVNIGEPITPEMYRPLLDEGDKATRFDRVTEMIFGRVCELAKPENAVKSDK; from the coding sequence ATGAAACCCATAGTATTTTTTTCGTACGTACTCACTCCCTTTGTCCGCGTTTTGCTGTGGACAAAAATAAAGGGCAAGGAGAATCTGCCCGGGACCGACGGGCCAGTAATATTCTGTGCTAACCATTTTTCCAACTGGGACCCCCCTGTCGTAAGCACCTCCTGCCGGCTTCCCTACCGCTATATAGCCAAAAAAAGCCTGTTTACAAAGCCTGTGCTGGGAAGCATTTTAAAATGGTTCGGATGCATACCCGTTGAACGTGATTCCCGCGATGTGGCGTCTCTCAGAACGGCGATTTCCGCCGCGAAAGAGGGTCAGCCCGTCATGATTTTCCCCCAGGGAAAGCGCATAAAGGGTACACCGCCTCAGCCCGACGAGGCAAAAAAGGGTATCGCTCTCATGATAGCCATGACTAATGCCACGGTGGTTCCCATGGGGCTTTACACCAAGGGCTATAAGGCGCGTATTTTCCGCCGTTATTATGTGAATATAGGCGAGCCCATTACTCCCGAAATGTACCGTCCTTTGCTGGACGAGGGCGACAAGGCGACCAGATTTGACAGAGTTACAGAAATGATTTTCGGCAGGGTGTGCGAGCTGGCAAAGCCCGAAAATGCAGTGAAATCCGACAAATAA